A window of Neorhizobium galegae bv. orientalis str. HAMBI 540 genomic DNA:
TGGCGTTGATCGACGATGCCGATGCAGCCGCGGTCATGGGCGCTTGTAACGTCAATTTGGAAACCCTGCGCAAGACTGTCGCCGACTATGTCGATAATGAACTTGCCAACCTGATCACCGGTTATGACGAGGATTCCAAGCCGACCTCCGGCTTCCAGCGCGTCATCCAGCGCGCCGTCATCCACGTCCAGTCCTCCGGCCGCGAGGAAGTGACCGGCGCCAACGTTCTCGTCGCGATCTTCGCGGAACGGGAAAGCCATGCGGCCTTCTTCCTGCAGGAGCAGGAAATGACCCGCTACGACGCGGTCAACTACATTTCTCACGGCATCGGCAAGCGTGCTGGCACCTCCCAGACCCGCACGCCGCGCGGCGCCGAGGACAGCGAGTCGGAAGCCAAGCCCTCCGCTCGCGACCAGGAGGAAGGTTCGGCCAAGAAACCGCAGGATGCCCTCAAGGCCTATTGCGTCAATCTGAACGAAAAGGCCCGCGACGGCCGCATCGACCCACTGATCGGCCGCCATGCCGAAGTCAACCGGACGATCCAGGTCCTGTGCCGCCGGTCCAAGAACAACCCGCTCTACGTGGGTGATCCGGGTGTCGGCAAGACGGCGATCGCTGAAGGCCTCGCCAAGCGGATCATCGAAGGCAAGGTGCCGGAGGCGCTCGCCGACGCCACCATCTTCTCGCTCGACATGGGTACGCTGCTCGCCGGCACCCGTTATCGTGGCGACTTCGAAGAACGGCTGAAGCAGGTCGTCAAGGAACTTGAAGAGTATCCGGGTGCGGTTCTGTTCATCGACGAGATCCACACCGTCATCGGCGCCGGGGCCACTTCCGGCGGCGCGATGGATGCCTCGAACCTCTTGAAGCCGGCTCTGTCTTCGGGCGCGATCCGCTGCATCGGTTCGACCACCTACAAGGAATACCGCCAGTTCTTCGAAAAGGACCGGGCTCTGGTTCGCCGCTTCCAGAAGATCGACGTCAATGAACCGTCGATCGACGATGCGATCGAAATCATGAAGGGCCTGAAGCCCTATTTCGAGGAATACCACAAGCTTCGTTACACCAACGACGCGATCAAGGCGGCCGTCGAGCTTTCGGCTCGCTACATCTCCGACCGCAAGCTGCCGGACAAGGCGATCGACGTGATCGACGAGACCGGTGCGGCCCAGATGCTCTTGCCCGCTTCCAAGCGCCGCAAGCTGATCACGGAGAAGGAGATCGAAGTTACGATCGCCACGATGGCGCGGATCCCTGCAAAGACCGTCTCCAAGGATGACGAGATGGTTCTCGCCAACCTGGAAAAGGAACTGCGTTCGGTCGTCTATGGCCAGGATGCGGCAATCGAAGCGCTGTCGACCGCGATCAAGCTTGCCCGTGCGGGCCTGCGCGAACCGAACAAGCCGATCGGCTCCTACGTCTTTTCCGGCCCGACCGGCGTCGGCAAGACGGAAGTCGCCAAACAGCTTGCCGCCTCGCTCGGCGTCGAGATACTGCGCTTCGACATGTCGGAATATATGGAACGCCACACGGTCTCGCGGCTGCTCGGCGCACCTCCCGGCTATGTCGGCTTTGACCAGGGCGGTCTCCTGACCGATGGCGTCGACCAGCATCCGCACTCAGTGGTCCTGCTCGACGAAATCGAGAAGGCGCATCCGGATATCTACAATATCCTGCTGCAGGTCATGGACCATGGTTCATTGACCGATCACAACGGCAAGAAGATCGACTTCCGCAACGTCATCCTGATCATGACGACCAATGCGGGCGCATCGGAAATGGCCAAG
This region includes:
- the clpA gene encoding ATP-dependent Clp protease ATP-binding subunit ClpA — encoded protein: MPTFSPSLEKALHQALTFANERHHEYATLEHLLLALIDDADAAAVMGACNVNLETLRKTVADYVDNELANLITGYDEDSKPTSGFQRVIQRAVIHVQSSGREEVTGANVLVAIFAERESHAAFFLQEQEMTRYDAVNYISHGIGKRAGTSQTRTPRGAEDSESEAKPSARDQEEGSAKKPQDALKAYCVNLNEKARDGRIDPLIGRHAEVNRTIQVLCRRSKNNPLYVGDPGVGKTAIAEGLAKRIIEGKVPEALADATIFSLDMGTLLAGTRYRGDFEERLKQVVKELEEYPGAVLFIDEIHTVIGAGATSGGAMDASNLLKPALSSGAIRCIGSTTYKEYRQFFEKDRALVRRFQKIDVNEPSIDDAIEIMKGLKPYFEEYHKLRYTNDAIKAAVELSARYISDRKLPDKAIDVIDETGAAQMLLPASKRRKLITEKEIEVTIATMARIPAKTVSKDDEMVLANLEKELRSVVYGQDAAIEALSTAIKLARAGLREPNKPIGSYVFSGPTGVGKTEVAKQLAASLGVEILRFDMSEYMERHTVSRLLGAPPGYVGFDQGGLLTDGVDQHPHSVVLLDEIEKAHPDIYNILLQVMDHGSLTDHNGKKIDFRNVILIMTTNAGASEMAKAAIGFGSSKRTGEDEEAINRLFTPEFRNRLDAIIQFAPLPTEVIHQVVQKFVMQLETQLSERNVTFDLHQDAIAWLAEKGYDEKMGARPLSRVIQEYIKKPLANEILFGKLRKGGVVRVTVGKGEDGKDKLVLDSISEATPVKPKPEAEVEEAAEEAETKVVKAKAPKKSAPKDKDGGPARARAMVDADVIASDDAPKTPPRKGTTVPRVPKSK